In Rheinheimera sp. MM224, one DNA window encodes the following:
- a CDS encoding SDR family oxidoreductase, producing MKLENAVVLVTGANRGLGLAFAKEALARGARKVYAAARNPDSITLEGVIPVKLDVTNKDDIAKLVEQCSDLTLLINNAGVAELGAMLTEDAESMMRRQLETNLYGPLRLTQSFAPVLANNGGGGIINVLSIASWITGPLLATYSVTKSAAWSMTNAVRQELAAQQTQVLGLHVGFIDTDLTKGLDVPKVSAEQVVNRTFDGLEQGADQVLADEPTQMIHQALSSAPQVYLHALAGH from the coding sequence ATGAAACTTGAAAATGCAGTGGTATTAGTGACAGGTGCTAACCGTGGTTTAGGTTTGGCTTTTGCAAAAGAAGCACTGGCCCGTGGCGCCCGCAAAGTATATGCCGCAGCACGCAACCCGGATAGCATCACACTGGAAGGTGTAATTCCGGTGAAGTTAGATGTGACTAACAAAGACGATATAGCAAAGCTGGTTGAACAATGTTCAGATCTGACCTTGTTAATCAATAACGCTGGTGTAGCAGAACTTGGCGCCATGCTGACCGAAGATGCTGAAAGCATGATGCGTCGCCAGCTGGAAACTAACCTTTATGGCCCACTGCGTTTAACTCAGAGTTTTGCCCCAGTACTGGCGAACAACGGCGGCGGTGGCATTATCAATGTGTTGTCTATTGCCAGCTGGATCACAGGCCCATTATTAGCCACCTACTCTGTAACTAAATCTGCAGCCTGGTCTATGACCAACGCAGTGCGTCAGGAGCTGGCAGCTCAGCAAACTCAGGTGTTGGGTTTGCACGTAGGTTTTATCGATACCGATTTAACCAAAGGTTTAGATGTACCTAAGGTATCAGCAGAGCAAGTGGTTAACCGTACTTTTGATGGTTTAGAGCAAGGTGCCGATCAAGTGCTGGCCGATGAACCTACCCAAATGATCCATCAGGCGCTGTCTTCAGCCCCACAAGTGTATTTACATGCCTTAGCAGGACATTAA
- a CDS encoding dihydrofolate reductase family protein — MKVKVFIATSLDGFIAKKDGDISWLTSATDSTDDHGYSAFMSEIDVILMGRATFEKVLSFGIDWPYPVKTVVLSHQLSSADLAPELQDKVEIRQGAMVDILHQLKQQGYKAVYLDGGNIIQQSLRHNLVDELTLTLIPVLIGEGIPLFGTLAADIKLQHLETRVYQSGFVQSRYSCK, encoded by the coding sequence ATGAAAGTAAAAGTATTTATAGCCACCAGCCTGGACGGTTTTATCGCCAAAAAAGATGGTGACATCAGTTGGTTAACCTCGGCCACAGACTCAACAGACGACCATGGCTACAGTGCTTTTATGTCTGAGATTGATGTCATTTTAATGGGCAGGGCAACCTTCGAAAAAGTGCTGAGTTTTGGCATCGACTGGCCCTATCCGGTGAAAACTGTGGTGTTGAGTCATCAGCTAAGCTCCGCTGATTTAGCGCCTGAACTACAAGACAAAGTAGAAATCCGTCAGGGCGCTATGGTGGATATTCTTCATCAGCTTAAGCAGCAAGGTTACAAAGCTGTTTATCTGGATGGCGGTAACATTATCCAGCAAAGCCTGCGCCATAATCTGGTGGATGAACTGACGCTAACCCTTATTCCGGTGCTGATAGGTGAAGGTATACCGCTGTTTGGTACTTTAGCTGCGGATATAAAACTACAACATCTGGAAACCCGGGTGTACCAGAGTGGTTTTGTGCAGAGCAGGTATAGTTGCAAATAA
- a CDS encoding VOC family protein: MLHHVSFGVSDIYRSAAFYDAVLSALGYVRVWDDISDDDPDCAVGYGYSNGGDKFAIKLRAQVLSGSVPGFHLAFAAPSRSAVDEFHKAALQHGGKDNGAAGLRPDYGDQYYAAFVIDPDGYHIEAVINGAEQV, from the coding sequence ATGCTGCATCATGTTTCTTTTGGTGTTTCTGATATTTATCGTTCAGCAGCTTTTTACGATGCTGTGTTATCCGCTTTAGGTTATGTCCGCGTTTGGGATGATATCAGCGATGATGACCCGGATTGTGCTGTAGGTTATGGCTACAGCAACGGTGGTGATAAGTTTGCCATCAAACTCAGAGCACAAGTTTTATCAGGCTCAGTACCTGGCTTTCATCTGGCCTTTGCTGCACCAAGCCGTAGTGCTGTGGATGAGTTCCATAAAGCCGCATTGCAACATGGTGGCAAAGACAATGGTGCTGCGGGCCTGAGGCCAGATTATGGTGATCAGTATTATGCGGCTTTTGTGATTGACCCGGATGGCTATCATATTGAAGCTGTGATTAATGGGGCTGAACAGGTATAA
- the der gene encoding ribosome biogenesis GTPase Der has protein sequence MLPVVALVGRANVGKSTLFNRLTRTRDALVADFPGLTRDRKYGSVKYEGYEFIVVDTGGIDGNEQGIEVEMAEQSLKAIDEADIVLFMVDARAGATVADDAIAQHLRRINKKVFLVANKTDGLDADTATADFYSLAQGEVYPIAAVHGRGVLSLLQHALLPMLSEQQQQRIAAIEKGEELPEELEEESEEDITQAKDQHIKLAIVGRPNVGKSTLTNRILGEERVVVFDMPGTTRDSIYIPMTRGEREYTLIDTAGVRRRGKIDDMVEKFSVIKTLQAIEDANVVILVLDARLGISDQDLSILGFVLNAGRSLVLAVNKWDGLDERVKEDVKRELDRRLGFIDFARLHFISALHGSGVGNLFESVEEAFDSATRRVSTALLTRIMKMAVEDHQPPMVRGRRVKLKYAHAGGYNPPLIVIHGTQVDDLPDSYKRYLMNYFRKSLQMMGTPVRIEFREGENPFAGKRSMLTPNQQYKRDRILKARANLVNKK, from the coding sequence ATGTTACCTGTAGTGGCTTTGGTTGGCAGAGCCAACGTTGGAAAATCAACATTATTTAACCGTTTGACCCGCACCCGTGATGCCTTAGTGGCGGATTTTCCGGGCCTGACGCGTGACCGTAAATACGGTTCAGTCAAATACGAAGGTTACGAATTTATTGTGGTGGATACCGGTGGTATCGACGGCAATGAGCAAGGCATTGAAGTAGAAATGGCCGAACAGTCACTCAAAGCGATAGACGAAGCTGACATAGTGCTGTTTATGGTGGACGCCCGTGCTGGCGCTACTGTGGCCGATGATGCGATAGCGCAACACTTACGTCGTATCAATAAAAAGGTGTTTTTAGTCGCTAACAAAACTGATGGTTTAGATGCAGATACAGCCACTGCAGACTTCTATAGCCTGGCGCAGGGTGAAGTTTATCCTATAGCTGCTGTGCATGGTCGTGGTGTGTTGTCTTTGCTGCAACATGCGTTATTGCCTATGTTGTCTGAACAGCAACAACAGCGCATTGCCGCTATTGAAAAGGGCGAAGAATTACCGGAAGAGCTGGAAGAAGAAAGCGAAGAGGACATTACTCAAGCAAAGGATCAGCATATCAAGCTGGCCATAGTAGGTCGTCCAAACGTCGGTAAATCTACTTTAACCAACCGTATTTTAGGTGAAGAACGTGTTGTGGTATTCGACATGCCAGGCACCACACGGGATTCAATTTATATCCCTATGACCCGTGGTGAACGCGAATACACCCTGATTGATACAGCTGGTGTACGTCGTCGTGGCAAAATTGACGATATGGTTGAGAAGTTTTCTGTCATTAAAACTCTGCAGGCTATTGAAGATGCCAACGTAGTGATTTTAGTGCTGGACGCCCGTTTAGGTATTTCCGACCAGGACTTAAGCATTTTAGGTTTTGTGTTAAATGCCGGTCGTTCTTTGGTGCTGGCTGTCAACAAGTGGGATGGCCTGGACGAACGTGTTAAAGAAGATGTGAAACGTGAGCTGGATAGACGCTTAGGTTTTATCGACTTTGCCCGTCTGCACTTTATCTCGGCATTACACGGCTCAGGTGTAGGTAACTTATTTGAATCGGTAGAAGAAGCGTTCGACTCGGCCACCCGTCGTGTCAGCACTGCGCTTTTAACCCGTATTATGAAAATGGCAGTGGAAGATCACCAGCCACCTATGGTGAGAGGCCGTCGTGTGAAGCTGAAATATGCTCACGCCGGTGGTTACAATCCGCCTCTGATCGTGATTCACGGTACTCAGGTAGACGACCTGCCAGATTCGTACAAACGTTATCTGATGAACTATTTCCGTAAATCTTTACAAATGATGGGCACACCAGTGCGGATTGAATTCCGCGAAGGCGAAAACCCATTTGCCGGCAAACGTAGTATGCTGACACCCAATCAGCAGTACAAACGTGACCGCATCTTAAAAGCCAGAGCGAATCTGGTGAATAAGAAGTAA